In the genome of Cryptomeria japonica chromosome 8, Sugi_1.0, whole genome shotgun sequence, one region contains:
- the LOC131029881 gene encoding glycine-rich cell wall structural protein 2, translated as MWNPKLFVLVVTTALVFECIVEGRIVRSDLGLSLGGNGGVGLGVGAGLGLGGSGSGSGSGSGSGSGSGSGSGSGSGSGAVSGAGSGAGSYAGSGAGSHGGGQGGGSGSGYGAGSGSGHGEGGGSGYGSGSGSGSGYGSGSGSGSGYEAGSGSGAGNGGGGY; from the coding sequence ATGTGGAATCCCAAGTTGTTTGTTTTGGTCGTTACAACCGCGCTTGTGTTTGAATGCATTGTGGAGGGGCGGATTGTACGAAGTGATCTGGGCCTGAGCCTGGGCGGAAACGGAGGCGTGGGGTTGGGTGTGGGGGCAGGCCTAGGCCTGGGTGGAAGTGGAAGCGGCTCTGGCTCTGGGTCTGGTTCCGGTTCAGGCTCAGGATCAGGCTCGGGATCAGGTTCGGGCTCAGGAGCCGTCTCTGGGGCCGGTTCTGGTGCGGGGTCATATGCAGGTTCGGGAGCAGGCAGCCATGGAGGTGGTCAGGGTGGTGGTTCGGGGAGTGGGTACGGTGCAGGCTCTGGTAGTGGGCACGGTGAAGGCGGTGGCAGTGGGTATGGTTCGGGGTCTGGTTCTGGCAGTGGGTATGGAAGCGGTTCAGGAAGTGGCTCGGGCTACGAGGCTGGGTCTGGATCTGGCGCCGGCAATGGTGGAGGAGGTTACTAA
- the LOC131029946 gene encoding glycine-rich cell wall structural protein 2-like has translation MWNPKSLVLVVTTALVFACIVEGRIVRSDLGLSLGGDGGLGVGVGLGVGAGLGLGGSGSGSGSGSGSGSGSGSGSGSGSGSGSGAGSGAASGAGSYAGSGAGSHGGGQGGGYGAGSSSGHGEGGGSGYGSGSGSGSGYGGGSGSGSGYGAGSGSGAGNGGGGY, from the coding sequence ATGTGGAATCCCAAGTCACTTGTTCTGGTCGTTACGACCGCTCTTGTGTTTGCATGCATTGTGGAGGGACGGATTGTACGAAGTGATCTGGGCCTCAGCCTCGGCGGAGACGGAGGCTTGGGTGTAGGGGTAGGGTTGGGCGTGGGGGCAGGCCTAGGTCTGGGTGGAAGTGGAAGCGGTTCTGGGTCTGGGTCTGGTTCCGGTTCTGGTTCGGGATCAGGTTCAGGATCAGGATCGGGCTCAGGCTCAGGAGCGGGTTCTGGGGCTGCTTCTGGAGCTGGGTCATATGCGGGTTCGGGAGCAGGCAGCCATGGCGGCGGTCAGGGTGGTGGGTACGGTGCAGGTTCTAGTAGTGGGCATGGTGAAGGCGGTGGCAGCGGCTATGGTTCGGGGTCTGGGTCTGGTAGTGGCTATGGAGGCGGTTCGGGAAGTGGCTCGGGTTACGGGGCTGGGTCTGGATCTGGCGCCGGCAATGGTGGAGGAGGTTACTAA